A single Populus alba chromosome 7, ASM523922v2, whole genome shotgun sequence DNA region contains:
- the LOC118040322 gene encoding cytochrome P450 81E8-like, which produces MDARLVQRQIITAKEMEDTMVFLILAISFVVIALSFLLQTRKQQYKNLPPGPFALPIIGHLHLMKQPIYQTIHNLSQRFGPIMSLRFGSRFVIIVNSPEAVEECFTKNDVILANRPPFCHGKYLNYNFTTMGAANYGDHWRSLRRIGNNEIFSPKRLNGFQELRKKEVKNLMKRVSRVSGENSGKVELRSMILDLTFNIVMTMLAGKRYYGEDVSELEEALQFRDMMNQYGEFAKETHLGDLFPILSNIDYNGFVKRMKTLSKNMDLFLQRLIDEHRADRDRNTMVSHLLTLQEAQPQSYTDSIIKGLIMIMAVAGTRTSAASLEWAICNLLNNRHVLKKAKEELDAQLGKDH; this is translated from the exons ATGGACGCAAGATTAGTGCAGAGACAGATTATCACAGCCAAGGAGATGGAAGACACCATGGTGTTCTTAATTCTCGCCATTTCCTTCGTTGTTATTGCTCTCAGTTTCTTGTTGCAAACAAGAAAGCAGCAATACAAGAATCTACCTCCAGGCCCGTTTGCTCTTCCGATCATTGGCCATCTCCATCTCATGAAACAACCTATCTACCAAACCATCCACAACCTCTCACAAAGATTTGGCCCGATCATGTCGCTTCGATTCGGTTCCCGCTTCGTGATCATTGTAAACTCACCCGAAGCTGTTGAAGAATGCTTTACTAAGAATGATGTGATTTTGGCCAATCGTCCCCCCTTTTGCCACGGAAAGTACTTGAACTACAACTTCACCACCATGGGAGCCGCCAACTATGGTGATCATTGGCGCAGCCTTCGCCGCATAGGCAATAATGAGATCTTCTCACCGAAACGTCTCAATGGGTTTCAAGAACTTCGTAAGAAGGAGGTCAAGAATCTCATGAAGAGGGTTTCTCGTGTATCTGGTGAAAATTCCGGGAAGGTGGAGCTAAGGTCCATGATTTTGGACCTGACGTTTAACATAGTAATGACGATGCTTGCCGGAAAGCGGTATTATGGTGAAGACGTGAGTGAGCTCGAGGAGGCGCTGCAATTTAGGGACATGATGAATCAGTATGGTGAGTTTGCTAAGGAGACACATCTAGGGGACTTGTTTCCCATTCTGAGCAATATTGATTATAACGGGTTTGTTAAGAGAATGAAAACCCTTAGCAAGAACATGGATCTGTTCTTGCAAAGACTGATTGATGAGCATCGCGCTGACCGGGATCGGAACACCATGGTTAGCCACTTGCTGACTTTGCAAGAAGCACAACCCCAGTCCTATACGGATTCAATAATCAAAGGCCTAATTATG ATAATGGCAGTCGCCGGAACCAGGACTTCAGCCGCGTCTTTGGAATGGGCAATTTGCAATCTGCTCAACAATCGACATGTACTGAAGAAGGCGAAGGAAGAATTAGACGCCCAACTTGGAAAAGACCACTAG
- the LOC140954303 gene encoding (+)-piperitol/(+)-sesamin synthase CYP81Q2-like — translation MLVPHVASEHCTIGGYDVPPGTMVFANAWSIQRDPKVWDDPLSFKPERFLNGKTEAYKLMPFGLGRRSCPGEGLAYRLMTLTLGSLIQCFEWDTVDGKEINVEEKVATLMSRVQPLEVVMKARPDLDDILA, via the coding sequence ATGCTAGTACCACATGTGGCCTCCGAGCATTGTACCATTGGAGGATACGATGTGCCACCTGGTACAATGGTGTTTGCAAATGCATGGTCTATTCAGAGAGACCCTAAGGTTTGGGATGACCCATTAAGTTTCAAGCCCGAGAGGTTCCTGAACGGAAAGACCGAAGCATACAAGCTAATGCCGTTTGGATTAGGAAGAAGATCTTGCCCCGGGGAGGGCCTCGCTTACAGGTTGATGACCTTGACTTTGGGCTCATTGATTCAGTGCTTCGAATGGGATACGGTTGACGGTAAGGAAATTAACGTGGAGGAGAAGGTTGCAACCCTCATGTCCAGAGTTCAGCCATTGGAGGTTGTGATGAAAGCTCGACCAGACCTAGACGACATTCTCGCCTGA